In a single window of the Gadus macrocephalus chromosome 6, ASM3116895v1 genome:
- the nudt19 gene encoding nucleoside diphosphate-linked moiety X motif 19, with the protein MNTVHKHWKEASTLILAAGTKCSSSPSRSWGAACWNHKVLLLKRSTQSRFMPEAYVFPGGMADPSDFCSEWLGVFHAFRHKPNLGLGVVKQPAETRPPMFAMDRRELGSPIPGDVAFRICALRETFEECGVLLVVPKRKEMDVLRSAEHIGDHPPDLPAGLTQVTDICDRTILTRWRALVNENPANFIKMCQELELMPNIWALHEWGNWLTPTARTGNRYDTAFYICCLSDVPFTVQDDKEIVHIKWATPPEVLHSYRAKEMWIAPPQFYELSRLCHYPSLSELHTFASQRSQEGCEHWLPVVLKTDTELLSLLPGDELYPETETSTQTPGSTMRTDPGLGGVGAVETGLHRLVLQDAYSTLAQISITPKYKHLSPLPVPAPQDPSELKDDTTSNH; encoded by the exons ATGAACACCGTGCATAAACACTGGAAGGAGGCGTCGACCCTTATCCTCGCTGCCGGGACAAAGTGCTCCTCCAGCCCGAGTAGGTCATGGGGAGCTGCCTGCTGGAACCACAAGGTTTTGCTACTTAAACGGAGCACCCAGAGCCGCTTCATGCCCGAAGCCTACGTGTTCCCGGGAGGGATGGCCGATCCGTCAGACTTCTGCAGCGAGTGGCTCGGTGTCTTCCACGCCTTCAGACACAAGCCCAACCTGGGGCTGGGGGTCGTGAAGCAGCCGGCGGAGACCAGACCTCCCATGTTCGCCATGGACCGGCGGGAGCTGGGCTCCCCTATCCCTGGAGACGTCGCCTTCCGGATCTGCGCCTTGAGGGAGACCTTCGAGGAGTGCGGGGTCCTCCTTGTCGTTCCCAAACGGAAGGAGATGGACGTGTTAAGGTCCGCGGAACACATAGGTGACCATCCGCCCGATTTACCCGCAGGTCTGACGCAAGTAACCGACATCTGCGACCGGACTATTCTGACCCGATGGAGGGCTCTGGTGAATGAAAACCCTGCAAACTTTATTAAGATGTGTCAGGAACTGGAGCTGATGCCCAACATCTGGGCTCTGCATGAGTGGGGTAACTGGCTGACGCCTACGGCAAGAACCGGGAATCGATACGACACTGCCTTCTACATCTGCTGTTTGTCGGATGTCCCGTTCACCGTTCAAGATGATAAGGAGATCGTACACATTAAG TGGGCGACGCCCCCAGAGGTGCTCCACAGCTACAGGGCCAAGGAGATGTGGATCGCTCCGCCGCAGTTCTACGAGCTGAGCCGTTTGTGTCACTACCCGTCGCTGAGCGAGCTGCACACGTTCGCCAGCCAGCGCTCTCAGGAGggctgtgagcactggctccctgtagtgcTAAAGACAGACACCGAGCTACTCAGCCTGCTACCTG GAGACGAGCTGTATCCAGAGACGGAGACCTCCACACAGACCCCGGGCTCCACAATGCGGACAGACCCTGGGCTGGGGGGTGTTGGGGCGGTGGAGACGGGCCTCCACCGCTTAGTCTTACAGGACGCCTACAGCACTTTGGCCCAGATCTCCATCACCCCCAAATACAaacacctctctcccctccctgtcccgGCACCCCAGGACCCCAGTGAACTCAAAGACGACACCACGAGTAACCATTAA